In the genome of Bosea sp. BIWAKO-01, the window CACGGCCAGACGGCCGGCGAAGACCGCATCGACAAGTGCAGCCTGTTCGCGCTGAGCCGTGTCGCCAACAACCGCCTCGATATGCGCCTCGGTGACCGCTGGATCGTCGCCGACATAGAGCAGAAGCTTCTCGATCTCGCGGCGCGATGTCTGGCGATCGCCGCCCAGCAGTCCGGTCAGCTGCTCGCGCGTGGCGCGGTCGATGGACTTGCCGGCAGCCCGGACCATTTCGTCGATGATGCTGCCAAGATCGCGTGCCGCATCGCCGTAGCAGGGCACCGCAAGGGCCGTGCGGGCCTTCTCACAGGCCTGGCGCAGGGGATTGGTGCGCTGAAGATCGCCGGCTTCGACGATGACGATCGCGTCCTGCGATGGCGTCGACAACAGCGGCTCGACGGCCGCGAGCAACAGCTTCGATGTGGGCGACACGCGAATGGCGCGCCGGCCGCCGAACAGGCCGATCGTGTTGGCTTCGTCGACCAGCTTGAGCGGATCGGCGGCGACGTCGTCGCCATCCATGCGAATGAGCTGGAAGGCATCATTGATATCGTCAACGCTGGCGCGAGCGAGCGCCGTCGCCCGCTCGGAAACCAGGCCGGAATCCGGTCCATAGATCAGGATGAGGCGCCAGGCCGGGTCCAGCTTGGCCAGGGCCCGGTCGGCTTCATGCGCCTTGATGGCGACCATTGGCTGTCGTTCGGCTCAGCCGGCGACGAGATCGGCGGCGATCTGCCCACGGATCAGCGTTGCCAGCGACTTGCCGGCGCGGATCTGGGCATCGCGCGCAGCACGGACCGTCGCAAAACGCTGCTGCGAGCGTTCATAAGGCGCCCGGGTCACGGTCCTGCCGGAGGACACGACCTCCCCAGTGCCTTCTCGGACGACCGACCAGGTGGCTGTCGCGACGAGAACGGCCGAGTCGGCGCGGCCACTGGCGTAGTCGACGGTCACCACCTCGATCGATTCCTGGATCGAGGCCTGCAGCTTCAGGCGCTTCGGACCGGTGGCCTCTCCGGCCCCGCCGCCGTCGAGTTCGAAGACAAGTTCATTGCGCAGGTAATGTCCGACGAGACCCTTGATCTCGCCGACCTCGACATTCCTGAGCGCCGTCTTGACGCTGCCGCCGACAGTGCTGGTGGTGTTCTCGGCATAGAGCGGGCGGAAGCAACCGCCGGCAAGCGCGGCTGCACCGAGTGCGGCGGCCAGCATGAGGCGGCGGGTAGCCACACCGCGACCAACCTGGCAGCGGCGCGAATCAGAC includes:
- the holA gene encoding DNA polymerase III subunit delta; its protein translation is MVAIKAHEADRALAKLDPAWRLILIYGPDSGLVSERATALARASVDDINDAFQLIRMDGDDVAADPLKLVDEANTIGLFGGRRAIRVSPTSKLLLAAVEPLLSTPSQDAIVIVEAGDLQRTNPLRQACEKARTALAVPCYGDAARDLGSIIDEMVRAAGKSIDRATREQLTGLLGGDRQTSRREIEKLLLYVGDDPAVTEAHIEAVVGDTAQREQAALVDAVFAGRLAVLDLALTKLSSEGLDSGVMLGGLLRHALTLLKARQSVDGGRSARDAVSSMRLPFPRMAAAEAALNAWSVQKLTEAVGILGTATLAVRRDGELARPTAARTLWTLARLAQSGGRGS
- a CDS encoding LPS assembly lipoprotein LptE; its protein translation is MSSSDSRRCQVGRGVATRRLMLAAALGAAALAGGCFRPLYAENTTSTVGGSVKTALRNVEVGEIKGLVGHYLRNELVFELDGGGAGEATGPKRLKLQASIQESIEVVTVDYASGRADSAVLVATATWSVVREGTGEVVSSGRTVTRAPYERSQQRFATVRAARDAQIRAGKSLATLIRGQIAADLVAG